The Streptomyces sp. NBC_00483 genome contains the following window.
CAAGGCCGAACACCCCAACTGCGCCTACAAATGGCTCGACTGGATCGTCTCGCCGAAGGTGAACGCCCAGGTCGCCGAGTACTTCGGCGAGGCCCCCGCCAACGCGAAGGCCTGCGAGGAGACCAGCGACCCGAAGCACTGCGCGACCTATCACGCCGACGACGCCGCGTACTGGAAGAAGGTCCATTTCTGGACCACGCCCATCCCGCAGTGCCTCGACGGCCGCACCGACACCAAGTGCGTGCCGTACGCGAAGTGGGTGCAGGCGTGGACGGAGATCAAGGGGTGACGTGCCACTGACCACGAAGCGGGCCGCCGGGGCGCTGCACCGCAGCCCCCGGCTCCGCCTGTCCCTGCTGCTCGCCGCGCCCCTCACCTGGCTGGTCGTGGCCTACCTCGGCTCGCTCGCGGTCCTGTTCCTCTCCGCCCTGTGGACCACGGACCCGTTCACGTCGGACATCGTGCGGACGTGGACGCTGGACAACTTCAAGGCGCTGTTCACGACCGCCGTGTACCGCCAAGTGGCCCTGCGCAGCGTGGGTGTCGCGCTCGGCGTGACGGCGTTGTGCATCGTGATCGCGTTCCCCATCGCCTTCTACACGGCGCGCGTCGCGAAGCCCCGATGGCGCCCGCTGCTGGTGGTCGCGATCCTCACGCCGCTGTGGGCGAGCTATCTGGTCAAGGCGTACGCGTGGCGCGTCATGCTGGCCCAAGGCGGCCTGCTGGACTGGCTGTTGAAGCCGTTCGGCCTCAATGCCCCCGGCTACGGGCTTGTCGCGACGGTCCTCGTCCTGACCTACCTCTGGCTGCCGTACATGATCCTGCCGATCCACGCAGGACTCGAACGCGTCCCCGACAGCGTGCTCGACGCCTCCGCCGACCTAGGCGCCCGCGCCTGGCGCACCTTCCGTACGGTGCTGTTCCCGCTCGTCCTGCCGTCGGTCGCGGCGGGCTCCGTCTTCACGTTCTCGCTCAGCCTCGGCGACTACATCGCGGTCCAAATCGTGGGCGGGAAGACGCAGTTGATCGGCAACCTCGTCTACGCGAACATCACGCTCGACCTGCCGCTGGCGGCGGCGCTCGGCACCGTGCCGGTCGTGGTCATCGTCCTGTACCTGCTGGCGGTGCGCCGCACGGGCGCGCTCAGCAGCCTCTGAAGGGGGCCAGGCATGCATCTCTCCCGCCCCGCACGCATCGCGCTCCGCGTCGGCGCCGTCCTCGGCTTCGCCGTGATCTACGTCCCGCTGCTCCTGGTCGTCATCAACTCGCTCAACCCCGACCGGAGTTCGGGCTGGCCCCCGCCCGGCCTCACCTTCGACTGGTGGCGCGACGCCTGGCACAGCGCGGGCGCGCGGGACGCGCTGTGGACCTCGCTGAAGGCGG
Protein-coding sequences here:
- a CDS encoding ABC transporter permease, whose translation is MPLTTKRAAGALHRSPRLRLSLLLAAPLTWLVVAYLGSLAVLFLSALWTTDPFTSDIVRTWTLDNFKALFTTAVYRQVALRSVGVALGVTALCIVIAFPIAFYTARVAKPRWRPLLVVAILTPLWASYLVKAYAWRVMLAQGGLLDWLLKPFGLNAPGYGLVATVLVLTYLWLPYMILPIHAGLERVPDSVLDASADLGARAWRTFRTVLFPLVLPSVAAGSVFTFSLSLGDYIAVQIVGGKTQLIGNLVYANITLDLPLAAALGTVPVVVIVLYLLAVRRTGALSSL